The DNA sequence TCATTCCAACCTTTCAGAACCCTTCAGCGGTGCGCTACAGCGAAGAAAAACGCGACGCTGTCGCGGCGCTGCTCGATGAATTCAACGTCACTCTGATCGAGGACGAGCCTTATCGAGAGTTGGTTTTCGACGAAGGTAGCGCCAAACCCATCGTCAGCCGCATGCACAGGGCAAGCTGGATCTACACCGGTACGGTCTCCAAAACGCTGCTGCCGGGGCTACGGGTCGGCTATCTGATCGCGACTCCTGATCTGTTTCCGTATCTGCTTCGGCTGAAGCAGTCAGCCGACCTGCATACCAATCGCATCGGCCAGTGGCAGGCGTTGCAATGGCTGGGAAGCGAGCAATATCAGTCGCACCTGGTCGAGCTACGACGTTTTTATCGCCTACGCCGTGATGCGATGCAGGCTGCGCTGGAGGCTCATTTTGGCGATCTTGCCGACTGGCAGCTCCCGCAGGGTGGGCTGTTCTTCTGGTTGCAGCTGAAGCGTCCGGTAGATACGCGAACCCTGCTCGATTCGGCGTTGGCGCAGGACGTGGTATTCATGCCCGGCGAGCCGTTCTTCGTCGACCCGGAGCAGAATCCAGGATACCTGCGGCTTAATTTCAGCCACGTCGCGCCGGAGCGGCTGGCTGAGGGCGTTCGCCGGCTGGCGAGCGTCATTCGGAGTGCCGAAATGGTCGATGCGGCGTAGTTTCATTTAGCGGTGCTTGCGCTGCCGCATGGAGAAGAGATATGGCGTACAAGGTTTATGGCGACTATCGGTCTGGCAATTGCTACAAGGTGAAGCTGATATTGCATCTGCTCGGGCGGGATTACGAGTGGATACCGGTAGATATCCTCCGTGGCGAAAGCCGTGAAGGATGGTTTCTGAAAAAGAATCCTAACGGCAAGATTCCCGTGCTCGAATTGGAAGACGGTTCCTGTCTATGGGAGTCGAATGCGATTCTCAATTTTCTTGCGGAGGGAACCGAGTTCCTGCCCAAGGATGCGCGCTTGCGCACCCAAGTGCTGCAGTGGCAGTTCTTCGAGCAATACAGTCACGAGCCGTTCATTGCCGTGGCGCGATTCATTAAGGTATATCTGGGTTTGCCTGATCGTCTCGATGAATATGCTGCCAAGCAACTGGACGGCTACCACGCGCTGGACGTCATGGAG is a window from the Pseudomonas sp. MTM4 genome containing:
- a CDS encoding PLP-dependent aminotransferase family protein — protein: MVFSERVDRLKSSLIREILAAAQRPEVMSFAGGLPAESMLPKVEWAQMPATMGQYGMSEGEPALREAIAAEARSLGVDCSASQVLIVSGSQQTLDLASKLFIDRGTEVLLEAPTYLAALQAFQLFGADCLAVPQEADGPHLAALRQRLEQHKPAFAYLIPTFQNPSAVRYSEEKRDAVAALLDEFNVTLIEDEPYRELVFDEGSAKPIVSRMHRASWIYTGTVSKTLLPGLRVGYLIATPDLFPYLLRLKQSADLHTNRIGQWQALQWLGSEQYQSHLVELRRFYRLRRDAMQAALEAHFGDLADWQLPQGGLFFWLQLKRPVDTRTLLDSALAQDVVFMPGEPFFVDPEQNPGYLRLNFSHVAPERLAEGVRRLASVIRSAEMVDAA
- a CDS encoding glutathione S-transferase family protein codes for the protein MAYKVYGDYRSGNCYKVKLILHLLGRDYEWIPVDILRGESREGWFLKKNPNGKIPVLELEDGSCLWESNAILNFLAEGTEFLPKDARLRTQVLQWQFFEQYSHEPFIAVARFIKVYLGLPDRLDEYAAKQLDGYHALDVMEQQLLRTPYLVSDHYSIADIALYAYTHVAEEGGFKLEKYPAICAWLQRVASHPRHVGMFD